From one Gracilibacillus salinarum genomic stretch:
- a CDS encoding extracellular solute-binding protein: MKKSLLVLLGMMMILWLAACSGDGGSEEASSDDNASEETADNGDSEGAESGDEEVTLRIAWWGSQPRHDYTLEVIKMYEEQHPNVTIEPEYASWDDYWQKLAPQAAANELPDIVQMDLSYLSQYAENNQLADLSPFIGSNIDDTNISQNAIDGGKVGDGVYGFNLGVNALSFHYNPEIMSELGYDEFPEEWTWEEYQEISQKAVDAGYYFDNGLKADVFFNYYLRQNGKRLYAEDGSGLGYEDDQLFVDFFKMVQEQVESEATPTPDFLAQLAGPEDDPVVKGEGVGIFQWSNQFVGLEDISESSFEFAPTPGPNVDQGLFLKPSMFFSVSENSEQKEAAADFLNFFINDVEANKLILGDRGVPVSSEVKDALLSEVSEAQAKVFEYVAWAEENSTAMGAPDPAGAGEVIELIDGLQEQIAYGEISPEDAATQFRTQAESILGN; encoded by the coding sequence ATGAAAAAATCTTTGTTAGTACTGTTAGGAATGATGATGATTTTATGGCTTGCTGCATGTAGCGGCGACGGGGGAAGTGAAGAAGCTTCCAGTGACGATAATGCATCTGAAGAAACGGCAGACAATGGAGACTCTGAAGGTGCTGAATCTGGTGATGAAGAAGTAACCTTACGGATTGCCTGGTGGGGTTCTCAACCACGACATGATTATACTTTAGAAGTAATTAAAATGTATGAGGAACAGCATCCGAATGTCACAATTGAACCAGAATATGCAAGTTGGGATGATTACTGGCAAAAATTAGCTCCACAAGCAGCAGCAAATGAATTACCTGACATCGTGCAAATGGACTTATCTTATCTTTCACAATATGCAGAAAATAATCAATTAGCGGATTTATCACCTTTTATTGGAAGTAATATCGACGATACTAATATTTCACAAAATGCGATTGACGGCGGTAAAGTCGGCGATGGAGTTTATGGTTTTAACCTTGGTGTAAACGCTTTAAGTTTTCATTATAATCCAGAAATTATGTCAGAATTAGGATATGACGAATTCCCTGAAGAATGGACTTGGGAAGAATATCAGGAAATTTCTCAGAAAGCGGTAGATGCAGGCTATTATTTCGATAATGGCTTGAAAGCAGATGTATTCTTTAATTATTACTTACGTCAGAATGGAAAACGCTTATACGCTGAAGATGGAAGCGGTTTAGGCTATGAAGATGATCAATTATTCGTAGATTTCTTTAAAATGGTCCAGGAACAAGTGGAATCAGAAGCAACTCCAACACCTGATTTCTTAGCACAATTAGCTGGTCCGGAAGATGACCCAGTCGTCAAAGGAGAAGGGGTAGGTATCTTCCAATGGTCTAACCAGTTTGTCGGGTTGGAAGATATTTCAGAGTCTAGCTTTGAGTTTGCTCCTACGCCAGGTCCGAATGTAGACCAAGGGTTGTTCTTAAAACCTAGTATGTTCTTCTCTGTATCAGAGAACTCAGAACAAAAAGAAGCAGCAGCTGATTTTCTTAACTTCTTTATCAATGATGTAGAAGCAAATAAATTAATTCTAGGTGATCGTGGTGTACCAGTTTCATCAGAAGTAAAAGATGCTTTATTGAGTGAAGTTTCTGAAGCACAGGCAAAAGTCTTCGAATATGTTGCATGGGCGGAAGAAAACAGTACTGCAATGGGTGCTCCAGATCCAGCTGGCGCAGGTGAAGTAATCGAATTAATTGATGGACTGCAAGAGCAAATTGCATATGGTGAAATTTCGCCAGAGGATGCAGCCACACAATTCAGAACACAAGCTGAAAGTATTTTAGGCAATTAA
- a CDS encoding carbohydrate ABC transporter permease, which yields MKPKHVKKLIYHVIVGGFAILLLYPVAWLVMSSFKKSERIFVTADSLLPDPFVLSNYGQGWEGFGDYGFGTFITNTAVFVALVLIGHLISCSLIAFGFARLKFAGRGFWFAIMIMTLMLPYEVVMIPQYIIFAKLEWLNSLKPLVVPAFFGHPFFIFLLVQFIRTIPRELDEAAIIDGCNTFGIYRRIILPLIVPALATTAIFTFYWTWDNLLGPVLYLNSPSKYTVSMALNMFLSNETVSNWGAMFAMSVVSLIPVFVIFFIFQRYVVEGISTSGLKG from the coding sequence ATGAAACCAAAACACGTAAAAAAACTAATTTATCATGTCATCGTCGGTGGCTTTGCCATCCTGCTACTATATCCAGTTGCCTGGCTTGTGATGAGTTCTTTTAAAAAGAGTGAGCGCATTTTCGTAACAGCTGATTCTCTTTTGCCTGATCCATTTGTATTGAGTAACTATGGTCAAGGATGGGAAGGATTCGGTGATTATGGATTCGGTACGTTTATAACGAATACAGCAGTGTTCGTTGCATTAGTATTAATCGGTCACCTAATCTCCTGTTCGTTAATTGCTTTTGGATTTGCACGTTTGAAGTTTGCGGGACGTGGTTTCTGGTTTGCGATTATGATCATGACACTAATGCTTCCATATGAAGTAGTAATGATACCGCAATACATTATCTTTGCAAAGTTAGAATGGTTGAATTCATTGAAACCATTGGTAGTTCCAGCCTTCTTTGGTCATCCGTTCTTTATTTTCTTATTGGTGCAGTTTATACGTACTATACCACGCGAATTAGATGAAGCGGCGATTATTGATGGATGTAATACGTTTGGCATTTACCGAAGAATTATCTTACCTTTAATTGTGCCTGCTTTAGCAACAACTGCTATATTTACATTCTATTGGACATGGGATAACTTGCTTGGTCCAGTATTATATTTAAACAGTCCATCAAAGTATACGGTCTCAATGGCGTTGAATATGTTCTTAAGTAATGAAACCGTATCGAATTGGGGTGCAATGTTTGCCATGTCGGTTGTCTCGTTAATACCGGTCTTTGTCATCTTCTTTATTTTCCAACGTTACGTTGTAGAAGGAATCAGTACAAGTGGTTTAAAAGGGTAA
- a CDS encoding carbohydrate ABC transporter permease: protein MQTNMKQNLWGYLFIGPFVIGFLAFTIIPIVASFYFSFTSYDLFNSPRWIGLQNFKEMFTADPRYLHSLKITFIYVFAGVPLRLLFALIVAMLLNTASRAVGLYRTLYYLPSLIGGSVAVAIMWRNIFGDEGVVNIALMSIGIDPVRWFGDPTAALWMLIFLSIWQFGSSMLIFLAGLKSIPQSYYEAASVDGASFFQKFFSITIPMLSPVILFNAVMQTIGAFMTFVPAFIISKGTGGPLDGTLLYSLYLFKQGFEFFHMGYASAMAWVMLVIIAILTSIIFMTSRFWVHYESEGGK from the coding sequence ATGCAGACAAATATGAAGCAAAACCTTTGGGGATATCTATTTATTGGCCCTTTTGTTATTGGATTCCTTGCATTTACTATTATTCCTATTGTTGCTTCTTTTTACTTTTCATTTACTTCTTACGATTTATTTAATTCTCCACGTTGGATCGGGTTACAGAACTTTAAAGAGATGTTTACTGCAGATCCAAGATATTTACACTCATTAAAGATTACCTTTATTTATGTTTTTGCTGGTGTGCCTTTACGATTACTATTTGCGTTAATCGTTGCGATGTTGTTGAATACGGCCTCAAGAGCAGTAGGTTTATATCGTACATTATATTATTTACCTTCTTTAATCGGGGGAAGTGTTGCAGTTGCCATTATGTGGCGGAATATCTTTGGTGATGAAGGTGTTGTTAACATTGCGTTAATGTCAATTGGTATAGATCCTGTCAGGTGGTTTGGGGATCCGACTGCTGCCTTATGGATGCTTATTTTCCTGTCTATTTGGCAATTTGGTTCTTCGATGTTAATTTTCTTAGCCGGTTTAAAGTCGATTCCGCAAAGTTATTATGAAGCGGCCAGTGTAGATGGTGCCAGTTTCTTTCAAAAATTCTTCAGCATTACGATTCCAATGCTCAGCCCCGTCATTTTGTTTAATGCAGTTATGCAGACGATTGGAGCATTTATGACATTTGTTCCAGCCTTTATTATTTCCAAAGGTACTGGCGGACCATTGGATGGAACGCTTCTTTACTCGTTATATCTATTTAAACAAGGATTTGAGTTTTTCCATATGGGATACGCATCCGCGATGGCTTGGGTAATGCTGGTGATTATTGCGATATTAACTTCTATTATCTTTATGACATCCAGATTTTGGGTGCACTATGAATCAGAAGGAGGCAAATAA